The proteins below come from a single Kitasatospora sp. NBC_00315 genomic window:
- the truB gene encoding tRNA pseudouridine(55) synthase TruB — MKRKGTGPDGLVIVDKPEGITSHGVVAKMRWLAGTRKVGHAGTLDPMATGVLVIGVERATRLLGHLMLTAKTYEATIRLGQDTVTDDREGEVVSSTPATGVTRQAVDAGVAALTGGIMQVPSKVSAIKIDGKRSYTRVREGEDFEIPARPTTVHSFTVHALREAVAEDGTPVLDLDVTVECSSGTYIRALARDLGAGLGVGGHLTALRRTRVGPYGVESARTLEQLEASVTGDCAGGLEVLPIGEAAAAAFPRWDIDADQAKLLANGMKLKAPGLGVDGPIAVFGPQERFLALVEERDGHARPVAVFVG; from the coding sequence ATGAAGCGCAAGGGAACCGGCCCCGACGGCCTGGTCATCGTCGACAAGCCGGAGGGCATCACCTCGCACGGGGTGGTGGCCAAAATGCGATGGCTGGCCGGCACCCGCAAGGTCGGCCACGCCGGGACGCTGGACCCGATGGCCACCGGCGTGCTGGTGATCGGAGTCGAGCGGGCCACCCGGCTGCTCGGGCACCTGATGCTCACCGCCAAGACGTACGAGGCGACGATCCGGCTCGGCCAGGACACCGTCACCGACGACCGCGAGGGCGAGGTCGTCTCCTCGACCCCGGCCACCGGGGTGACCAGGCAGGCCGTGGACGCCGGGGTCGCCGCCCTCACCGGCGGGATCATGCAGGTTCCGTCCAAGGTCAGCGCCATCAAGATCGACGGCAAGCGGTCCTACACCCGGGTGCGCGAGGGCGAGGACTTCGAGATCCCGGCCCGGCCCACCACCGTCCACTCCTTCACCGTGCACGCCCTGCGCGAGGCGGTGGCCGAGGACGGCACCCCCGTCCTCGACCTGGACGTCACCGTGGAGTGCTCCTCCGGCACCTACATCCGCGCGCTCGCCCGGGATCTCGGCGCCGGCCTCGGCGTCGGCGGACACCTCACCGCCCTGCGGCGCACCCGGGTCGGCCCCTACGGGGTGGAGTCCGCGCGGACGCTGGAGCAGCTGGAGGCCTCCGTGACGGGCGACTGCGCCGGGGGGCTGGAGGTGCTGCCGATCGGCGAGGCGGCCGCGGCGGCCTTCCCGCGCTGGGACATCGACGCCGACCAGGCCAAGCTGCTCGCCAACGGGATGAAGCTCAAGGCGCCCGGGCTCGGGGTGGACGGCCCGATCGCGGTCTTCGGCCCCCAGGAGCGGTTCCTCGCGCTGGTCGAGGAGAGGGACGGCCACGCCCGCCCGGTCGCGGTGTTCGTCGGCTGA
- a CDS encoding serine protease: protein MAGGPFGGAAREPARALLRICDPGGGLRGLGFVADLQGTVLTAYETVAGLDRVVLHTHGGQSRVLGRHSVLLLPAQGLALLRTEEVGGLPVPALPIAPAGGARAGRLVAVPRQAAEDGRPGLLQGGVLGVAAAVHRWADGFHVIGGALLLDLPQLTGPPTAGAPVLDAENGAVLGVVVPALRGAGSLGDDRTEALAAVPHDGDEALAQLLARNAAGVPGYGRALNLAGVLGLASRQLAAAGAGPGAVADLAADRVDRPDGLVGEEPQATVTVLLGAPGSGRSTELAALAVRRAGGRRALPTLWLRGADLAPAGAARAAPTGRTGAAAPGGPAGPPPAGPLAEAVGRALAGAARLLAADLPGVGAGPDPGEVARLCSAAHRPLLVLLDAPEEAPAALDAHWLAQATAWLDGCGARLLTACGPDAWEQLAGSSRPGGPHTGGPAAAGPHAAGPAAADPPRVHRLGPLPAEAAERARRRYGPPADWLAPADARHPLALRLAGELWTAGVGSGPASRGELFGGHLDLRCLAVARRIAASTQLRRQGAHRRGGPPPAAEDHGRLRRLAVAVAGRVHEAGRRMLGPGHGSLSREVFEELFPTAAGWAGAVLAERLFVPAGTGYRPAHEEVFDRLQGLHLDLDAALRLLLAERPAAVGHEGAGAEGGPAAGPDEGAPAGPPAGPGPVQVPRHRVGPVLAALRGIGETWGASGLDPWLHRLRRALELLPPGSEPAWWAARLLAGALADSPEPAAHRALLTRLAEWTAEQAAPQPTPRPAEPGPAASGPVPGAAVPSGTVRFGPAFWSGLGLAPEDEFGLLRRLVRADGPEQGFLAATARRLRADPAAVIPLLCDWLDDRNTVPAQSAAPAQPGGSGPRTVADLAHGLLHAHRSLALDDLTEHLADAAHPRADALLGLLAADEPSAVCRAVDRWSHDPRPERHVAAAVHALRAAPYAPGPGAELLRHTALALLAREDEPALHGAALALLVREPSTRARYLPAALAAYGTGDPYLTAAVLAPALESDPEPVLAALEARLTAPEAALGAGLRLLAGAGAPLALRRGAELATVLLRERPERAEQIAGEYLELRLRRLPGTAGTPVELRALIDTVLTACPATARLAFAATLASPPEPAPEPARAAEPAPAPARAAEPAPAPARAAEPAPAPARAAEPAPEPAPGPPPGGRARADLLGALLAAESDPRVPTGVMELLAQGCEGRDRAGLRELVALAAAALAEPDEVLVRCAERSAAFAALLAQWPDEYVPPLPGGPRVARLRALAAAGRGPRSTAPGTGREPGPSAPSAAPGEGQSGSRRPTGLPVPNPRRAHGTL, encoded by the coding sequence ATGGCGGGTGGCCCGTTCGGCGGGGCGGCGAGGGAGCCGGCACGGGCGTTGCTGCGGATCTGTGACCCGGGGGGCGGCCTGCGCGGTCTCGGCTTCGTCGCGGATCTCCAGGGCACCGTCCTGACGGCCTACGAGACGGTCGCCGGGCTCGACCGGGTCGTCCTGCACACCCACGGCGGCCAGAGCCGGGTGCTGGGCCGCCACAGCGTGCTGCTGCTGCCGGCCCAGGGCCTGGCGCTGCTCCGCACGGAGGAGGTCGGCGGCCTGCCGGTGCCGGCGCTGCCGATCGCCCCGGCCGGCGGGGCCCGTGCGGGCCGCCTGGTCGCCGTCCCCCGGCAGGCCGCCGAGGACGGGCGGCCGGGCCTGCTACAGGGCGGCGTACTGGGCGTCGCCGCCGCGGTCCACCGGTGGGCGGACGGCTTCCACGTGATCGGCGGCGCCCTGCTGCTCGACCTGCCCCAGCTCACCGGCCCGCCGACGGCCGGCGCCCCGGTGCTGGACGCCGAGAACGGCGCCGTCCTGGGTGTGGTCGTGCCGGCGCTGCGCGGCGCCGGCTCCCTCGGGGACGACCGCACCGAGGCCCTGGCCGCCGTACCGCACGACGGGGACGAGGCCCTGGCGCAGCTGCTCGCGCGCAACGCGGCCGGCGTCCCCGGGTACGGCCGGGCGCTCAACCTCGCCGGGGTGCTGGGGCTGGCCTCCCGTCAGCTGGCCGCCGCGGGAGCGGGCCCCGGGGCCGTCGCCGACCTGGCCGCCGACCGGGTCGACCGGCCGGACGGGCTGGTCGGCGAGGAGCCGCAGGCCACCGTCACCGTGCTGCTCGGCGCACCGGGCAGCGGCCGCAGCACCGAGCTCGCCGCGCTGGCCGTCCGCCGCGCGGGCGGCCGGCGGGCGCTGCCGACGCTCTGGCTGCGCGGGGCCGACCTGGCGCCGGCCGGCGCGGCCCGGGCGGCCCCCACCGGCCGCACCGGCGCCGCCGCTCCGGGCGGCCCCGCCGGCCCGCCGCCCGCCGGGCCGCTCGCGGAGGCGGTCGGCCGCGCGCTGGCCGGGGCCGCCCGGCTGCTCGCCGCCGACCTGCCCGGGGTCGGCGCGGGACCCGACCCCGGCGAGGTGGCCCGGCTCTGTTCGGCGGCGCACCGGCCGCTGCTGGTGCTGCTGGACGCCCCCGAGGAGGCGCCCGCCGCCCTCGACGCGCACTGGCTGGCCCAGGCCACGGCTTGGTTGGACGGCTGCGGGGCCCGGCTGCTGACGGCCTGCGGCCCGGACGCCTGGGAACAGCTCGCCGGCAGCTCCCGCCCCGGCGGCCCGCACACCGGCGGCCCGGCCGCCGCCGGCCCGCACGCCGCCGGTCCGGCCGCCGCCGACCCACCGCGGGTGCACCGGCTCGGCCCGCTGCCCGCGGAGGCGGCCGAGCGGGCCCGTCGGCGCTACGGTCCGCCCGCCGACTGGCTCGCTCCGGCCGACGCCCGGCACCCGCTCGCGCTGCGGCTGGCCGGGGAGCTGTGGACGGCGGGCGTCGGGAGCGGACCGGCCTCACGCGGCGAGCTGTTCGGCGGCCACCTGGACCTGCGCTGCCTGGCCGTGGCCCGCCGGATCGCCGCGTCGACGCAGCTCCGGCGTCAGGGCGCGCATCGCCGGGGCGGGCCGCCGCCGGCCGCCGAGGACCACGGCCGGCTGCGTCGGCTCGCGGTGGCGGTCGCCGGCCGGGTGCACGAGGCGGGCCGCCGGATGCTCGGCCCGGGGCACGGCAGCCTGAGCCGGGAGGTCTTCGAGGAGCTGTTCCCGACGGCGGCCGGATGGGCGGGCGCGGTGCTCGCGGAGCGGCTGTTCGTCCCGGCCGGAACGGGCTACCGCCCGGCGCACGAGGAGGTCTTCGACCGGCTGCAGGGCCTCCACCTGGACCTGGACGCCGCGCTGCGGCTGCTGCTGGCGGAGCGGCCCGCAGCAGTGGGCCACGAGGGCGCAGGCGCGGAGGGCGGCCCGGCGGCCGGGCCGGACGAGGGCGCCCCGGCGGGCCCGCCGGCCGGGCCCGGACCGGTGCAGGTGCCGCGCCACCGCGTCGGGCCGGTGCTGGCAGCCCTGCGCGGCATCGGTGAGACCTGGGGCGCGTCCGGACTCGACCCGTGGCTGCACCGCCTCCGGCGCGCACTCGAACTCCTGCCGCCCGGGAGCGAACCCGCCTGGTGGGCCGCCCGGCTGCTCGCGGGCGCGCTGGCCGACTCACCCGAACCTGCCGCCCATCGCGCCCTGCTGACGCGGCTGGCCGAGTGGACCGCCGAGCAGGCGGCCCCGCAGCCCACCCCACGGCCTGCGGAGCCCGGCCCGGCGGCGTCCGGCCCGGTCCCGGGCGCCGCCGTCCCGTCCGGCACGGTCCGGTTCGGGCCCGCCTTCTGGAGCGGGCTCGGGCTGGCGCCGGAGGACGAATTCGGCCTGCTGCGCCGTCTGGTCCGCGCGGACGGTCCCGAACAGGGGTTCCTCGCCGCCACCGCCCGCCGGCTGCGGGCCGATCCGGCCGCCGTGATCCCGTTGCTCTGCGACTGGCTGGACGATCGGAACACCGTGCCCGCGCAGTCCGCCGCGCCCGCCCAGCCCGGCGGCTCCGGCCCGCGGACGGTCGCCGACCTGGCGCACGGCCTGCTGCACGCCCACCGCAGCCTCGCGCTGGACGACCTGACGGAGCACCTGGCCGACGCCGCCCACCCGCGGGCCGACGCCCTGCTGGGGCTGCTCGCCGCCGACGAGCCGTCCGCCGTGTGCCGGGCCGTCGACCGCTGGAGCCACGACCCCCGCCCCGAGCGCCACGTGGCCGCCGCCGTGCACGCCCTGCGGGCCGCCCCGTACGCCCCGGGCCCGGGGGCCGAGCTGCTGCGCCACACCGCGCTGGCGCTGCTGGCCAGGGAGGACGAGCCCGCCCTGCACGGCGCGGCGTTGGCGCTGCTCGTCCGGGAGCCGTCCACCAGGGCCCGGTACCTGCCGGCGGCCCTGGCGGCGTACGGCACGGGTGATCCGTACCTGACGGCCGCCGTCCTCGCGCCGGCGCTGGAGAGCGACCCCGAGCCGGTACTCGCCGCGCTGGAGGCCCGGCTGACGGCCCCGGAGGCGGCCCTCGGTGCCGGGTTGCGGCTGCTGGCCGGGGCGGGTGCGCCGCTCGCGCTGCGGCGCGGTGCGGAGCTGGCCACCGTACTGCTGAGGGAGCGTCCGGAGCGGGCCGAGCAGATCGCCGGGGAGTACCTGGAGCTCCGGTTACGGCGGCTGCCGGGGACCGCCGGGACGCCGGTGGAGCTACGGGCGCTGATCGACACGGTCCTGACGGCGTGTCCGGCCACCGCCCGGCTGGCCTTCGCCGCGACCCTGGCCTCACCACCCGAACCCGCACCCGAACCCGCACGCGCGGCCGAACCCGCACCCGCACCCGCACGCGCGGCCGAACCCGCACCCGCACCCGCACGCGCGGCCGAACCCGCACCCGCACCCGCACGCGCGGCCGAACCCGCACCCGAACCCGCACCCGGTCCGCCGCCGGGCGGGCGGGCCCGGGCCGATCTGCTGGGCGCGCTGTTGGCCGCCGAGAGCGATCCACGGGTGCCGACCGGCGTAATGGAGCTCCTCGCGCAGGGCTGCGAGGGCCGCGACCGGGCCGGGCTGCGGGAGCTGGTGGCCCTCGCGGCGGCGGCCCTGGCGGAGCCGGACGAGGTGCTGGTGCGCTGCGCGGAACGCTCGGCCGCCTTCGCCGCCCTGCTGGCACAGTGGCCGGACGAGTACGTACCGCCCCTGCCCGGCGGCCCCCGGGTGGCCCGGCTGCGGGCACTGGCGGCGGCCGGGCGCGGTCCCCGGTCCACCGCACCGGGGACCGGGCGGGAGCCCGGGCCGTCGGCTCCGTCGGCGGCGCCCGGGGAGGGGCAGTCGGGGTCGCGGCGGCCAACGGGCCTTCCGGTGCCGAATCCGCGCCGCGCGCATGGCACGCTATAG
- a CDS encoding bifunctional riboflavin kinase/FAD synthetase, giving the protein MQRWRGLEEIPADWGRSVVTIGSFDGVHRGHQLIINRAVERARELGARAVVVTFDPHPSEVVRPGSHPPLLAPQPRRAELIAELGVDAVLVLPFTLEFSQESPETFVQQVLVDALHARAVVEGPNFRFGHKAAGNVELLAKLGREADFEVEVVDLQVRGAAGDGEPFSSTLIRRLVAAGDLAGAAEVLGRPHRVEGVVVRGAQRGRELGFPTANVETVPHSAIPADGVYAGWLTAAGERMPAAISVGTNPTFDGTARTVEAYAIDRIGLDLYGLHVAVDFLAYLRGMEKFDSIEALLVRMADDVERSRGLTGAGGTGASTGDAGTTAAG; this is encoded by the coding sequence GTGCAGCGCTGGCGTGGCCTGGAGGAGATCCCCGCCGACTGGGGACGCAGCGTCGTCACCATCGGCTCGTTCGACGGAGTGCACCGCGGGCATCAACTGATCATCAACCGGGCGGTCGAGCGCGCCCGCGAACTCGGCGCCAGGGCGGTCGTGGTCACCTTCGACCCCCACCCCAGCGAGGTCGTCCGCCCGGGCAGCCACCCGCCGCTGCTCGCCCCGCAGCCGCGTCGCGCGGAGCTGATCGCGGAGCTGGGCGTGGACGCGGTGCTGGTGCTGCCGTTCACCCTGGAGTTCTCGCAGGAGTCCCCGGAGACCTTCGTCCAGCAGGTCCTGGTGGACGCGTTGCACGCGCGGGCCGTGGTGGAGGGCCCCAACTTCCGCTTCGGGCACAAGGCGGCGGGCAACGTCGAGCTGCTCGCGAAGCTCGGCCGGGAGGCGGACTTCGAGGTGGAGGTGGTCGATCTCCAGGTGCGCGGGGCGGCGGGGGACGGCGAGCCGTTCTCCTCCACCCTGATCCGGCGCCTGGTCGCGGCCGGCGACCTGGCCGGCGCCGCCGAGGTGCTCGGCCGTCCGCACCGGGTCGAGGGCGTGGTGGTGCGCGGCGCGCAGCGCGGCCGGGAGCTCGGCTTCCCGACGGCGAACGTCGAGACCGTCCCGCACAGCGCGATCCCGGCCGACGGGGTGTACGCGGGCTGGCTGACGGCGGCCGGCGAGCGGATGCCCGCCGCGATCTCGGTCGGCACCAACCCGACGTTCGACGGCACCGCCCGCACCGTCGAGGCGTACGCCATCGACCGGATCGGCCTGGACCTCTACGGCCTGCACGTGGCGGTCGACTTCCTGGCGTACCTGCGCGGGATGGAGAAGTTCGACTCGATCGAGGCACTGCTGGTCCGGATGGCCGACGACGTCGAGCGCTCCCGGGGGCTCACGGGCGCGGGCGGCACCGGCGCGAGCACCGGCGACGCGGGCACCACCGCGGCCGGCTGA
- a CDS encoding MinD/ParA family protein, which translates to MSSDRDGVYVGDNAAEDDDDWSDAPDYTPPSWYTQADSAAPEAGPGPAPTPAPTPAPAPAPVQEQYAAPLPAQQAASPAVAPAPVGPAPVGPAPVAPAPLAPAPPHAAEQPPLAAAPPAPAPVAPAPAPAPLTPAPPHAAEATPPVAPAPAPAPTQEQPPPWAGAPEPQQYQQPGPPQPQHPDQQAPLPYPPQAQQPYPPQQQYPPQVPQHAQQQAAPPQYPGPDQQQAAWAQQQAQQQAQQQAQQAQQQAPVPGPPVDPRQGGWPQPAAYQPPAPQGQGQGQGQGQGQGQSQGQQGWPPQGGVPQAPAAFQQGGPPQQTAHGAPLGYTAAVELSSDRLLRSQPKQQRQQSRFQFGGKAAAADRARKLEIIRTPVMSCYRIAVISLKGGVGKTTTTTSLGATLASERQDKVIAIDANPDAGTLGRRVKRQTGATIRDLVTAIPHLRSYMDIRQFTSQDLHSGLEILANDVDPAVSTTFNDSDYRQVIDVLGRQYPIILTDSGTGLLYSAMRGVLDLADQLIIVSTPSVDGASSASTTLDWLSAHGYADLVQRSITVVSGVRETSKMIKIEDIVAHFQTRCRGVVVVPFDESLAAGAEVNLDMMRPKVREAYFELAALIGEDIIRAQHGAGQQGGWQQPAPGAPYQGQPYGQQNEWGQQQQQQYPQQGQGGYPPQQPGQAAPGAPWAPQPGQAPPPPPGYGYPPQQAAPGAPEGQQPLPQEWAQQPPQGGGYGYPPPQQQQ; encoded by the coding sequence GTGAGCAGCGATCGGGACGGCGTCTACGTCGGCGACAACGCGGCGGAGGACGACGACGATTGGTCCGACGCACCCGACTACACTCCCCCGTCCTGGTACACCCAGGCCGATTCGGCCGCGCCCGAGGCCGGGCCGGGCCCCGCACCGACGCCCGCACCGACGCCCGCACCGGCACCGGCACCCGTCCAGGAGCAGTACGCCGCCCCCCTGCCCGCGCAGCAGGCGGCCTCCCCCGCCGTGGCTCCCGCGCCGGTCGGCCCCGCACCCGTCGGCCCCGCGCCGGTCGCGCCCGCACCACTGGCACCCGCACCGCCGCACGCCGCCGAGCAGCCGCCGCTCGCGGCGGCCCCGCCCGCACCCGCGCCGGTCGCGCCCGCACCCGCACCCGCACCACTGACACCCGCACCGCCGCACGCCGCCGAGGCAACCCCGCCGGTCGCGCCCGCGCCCGCCCCCGCGCCCACTCAGGAGCAGCCGCCCCCGTGGGCCGGCGCCCCCGAGCCGCAGCAGTACCAGCAGCCCGGTCCGCCGCAGCCGCAGCACCCCGATCAGCAGGCGCCGCTGCCGTATCCGCCGCAGGCCCAGCAGCCCTACCCCCCGCAGCAGCAGTACCCGCCGCAGGTCCCCCAGCACGCACAGCAGCAGGCCGCACCGCCGCAATATCCGGGCCCGGACCAGCAGCAGGCCGCCTGGGCCCAGCAGCAGGCACAACAGCAGGCGCAGCAACAGGCGCAGCAGGCCCAGCAGCAGGCCCCCGTACCGGGCCCGCCGGTGGACCCGCGGCAGGGCGGCTGGCCGCAGCCGGCCGCCTACCAGCCGCCGGCCCCGCAGGGCCAGGGTCAGGGTCAGGGCCAGGGCCAGGGCCAGGGCCAGAGTCAGGGTCAGCAGGGCTGGCCGCCGCAGGGCGGAGTCCCGCAGGCGCCGGCCGCGTTCCAGCAGGGCGGTCCTCCGCAGCAGACCGCGCACGGCGCGCCGCTCGGCTACACCGCCGCGGTCGAGCTGTCCTCGGACCGCCTGCTGCGCAGCCAGCCCAAGCAGCAGCGCCAGCAGTCGCGCTTCCAGTTCGGCGGCAAGGCGGCGGCCGCCGACCGCGCCCGCAAGCTGGAGATCATCCGCACGCCGGTGATGAGCTGCTACCGGATCGCGGTGATCAGCCTCAAGGGCGGTGTCGGCAAGACCACGACCACCACCTCGCTCGGGGCCACCCTGGCCAGCGAACGCCAGGACAAGGTGATCGCGATCGACGCCAACCCCGACGCCGGCACGCTCGGCCGCCGGGTGAAGCGCCAGACCGGGGCCACCATCCGCGACCTGGTCACGGCCATCCCGCACCTGCGCAGCTACATGGACATCCGCCAGTTCACCTCACAGGATCTGCACTCGGGCCTGGAGATCCTGGCGAACGACGTCGACCCGGCCGTCTCGACCACGTTCAACGACTCGGACTACCGCCAGGTCATCGACGTGCTCGGCCGGCAGTACCCGATCATCCTGACCGACTCCGGCACCGGCCTGCTGTACAGCGCGATGCGCGGCGTGCTGGATCTCGCCGACCAGCTGATCATCGTCTCCACCCCCAGCGTGGACGGCGCCAGCAGCGCCTCCACCACGCTGGACTGGCTCTCCGCGCACGGGTACGCGGACCTGGTGCAGCGCTCCATCACGGTGGTCTCCGGGGTGCGCGAGACCAGCAAGATGATCAAGATCGAGGACATCGTCGCGCACTTCCAGACCCGCTGCCGCGGGGTGGTGGTCGTCCCGTTCGACGAGAGTCTGGCGGCCGGCGCCGAGGTCAACCTCGACATGATGCGTCCCAAGGTGCGGGAGGCCTACTTCGAGCTGGCCGCCCTGATCGGCGAGGACATCATCCGGGCCCAGCACGGCGCCGGACAGCAGGGCGGCTGGCAGCAGCCGGCCCCCGGGGCCCCGTACCAGGGCCAGCCGTACGGCCAGCAGAACGAGTGGGGCCAGCAACAGCAGCAGCAGTACCCCCAGCAGGGCCAGGGCGGCTACCCGCCGCAGCAGCCCGGCCAGGCCGCCCCCGGCGCGCCGTGGGCCCCGCAGCCCGGCCAGGCGCCGCCGCCCCCGCCGGGCTACGGCTACCCGCCGCAGCAGGCCGCACCGGGCGCTCCCGAGGGTCAGCAGCCGCTGCCCCAGGAGTGGGCCCAGCAGCCGCCGCAGGGCGGCGGCTACGGCTACCCGCCGCCCCAGCAGCAGCAGTAG
- the eccE gene encoding type VII secretion protein EccE has protein sequence MFVEVAVALVAVGWTISKAAAGAFAVPAAALVVLALMPMRGRTIPEALRVRSDLKARRKKAQDNAPVPGTDPGLAPALELEPALRTCTHATEADFGGRPVRRETGMVGDGTFLSSVLLVQAKDQPLRPARTSLPLPLDVICSALQVDDIALESVQLVQHTQPAPAPHLPDQSLAARAYQQLPDGTATPGLRLTWVALKLNPEKASSAVLARGGGEEGARKALQRVTDQLAGRLNGAGFTATALDERELIAALAISTCANPIAVAGRQGTGGGGGNARRTQESAKFWRIDDRWHSTYWISKWPQLSRPGGTPGRIAAPDLVNLVTGTPALASTFSLTAGPGTGDSVAISGHVRVTGRSESEVAQVGRLVEARAQSAGLGLTRLDLEQAPGLLATLPLGGTS, from the coding sequence GTGTTCGTCGAGGTCGCGGTGGCGCTGGTGGCGGTCGGCTGGACCATCAGCAAGGCCGCCGCCGGGGCCTTCGCGGTGCCCGCCGCCGCGCTGGTGGTGCTCGCGCTGATGCCGATGCGAGGACGCACCATCCCCGAGGCCCTGCGGGTACGTTCCGACCTGAAGGCCCGCCGCAAGAAGGCGCAGGACAACGCGCCGGTGCCCGGCACCGACCCGGGCCTGGCCCCCGCGCTGGAGCTCGAACCCGCGCTGCGCACCTGCACGCACGCCACCGAGGCGGACTTCGGCGGGCGCCCGGTGCGCCGCGAGACCGGCATGGTCGGCGACGGCACCTTCCTGAGTTCGGTCCTGCTCGTGCAGGCGAAGGACCAGCCGCTGCGCCCCGCCCGGACCTCCCTCCCGCTGCCGCTGGACGTCATCTGCTCGGCCCTCCAGGTGGACGACATCGCCCTGGAGTCGGTCCAGTTGGTCCAGCACACCCAGCCCGCTCCGGCGCCGCACCTGCCCGACCAGTCGCTGGCCGCCCGGGCGTACCAGCAGCTGCCGGACGGCACCGCCACCCCGGGACTGCGCCTCACCTGGGTCGCCCTCAAGCTCAACCCGGAGAAGGCGTCCAGCGCCGTCCTCGCCCGCGGCGGCGGCGAGGAGGGCGCCCGCAAGGCCCTCCAGCGGGTCACCGACCAGCTCGCCGGGCGACTGAACGGCGCCGGCTTCACCGCGACCGCCCTGGACGAACGCGAGCTGATCGCCGCCCTGGCCATCTCCACCTGCGCCAACCCGATCGCCGTGGCGGGCCGTCAGGGCACCGGCGGCGGCGGCGGGAACGCCCGTCGCACCCAGGAGAGCGCCAAGTTCTGGCGGATCGACGACCGCTGGCACAGCACCTACTGGATCTCCAAGTGGCCGCAGCTCAGCCGGCCCGGTGGGACGCCCGGCCGGATCGCCGCGCCCGACCTCGTCAACCTGGTCACCGGCACCCCCGCGCTGGCCAGCACCTTCAGCCTGACGGCCGGCCCGGGCACCGGCGACTCGGTGGCGATCAGCGGGCACGTCCGGGTGACCGGGCGCAGCGAGAGCGAGGTCGCCCAGGTGGGCCGGCTGGTCGAGGCCCGGGCCCAGAGCGCCGGTCTCGGCCTCACCCGGCTCGACCTGGAGCAGGCACCCGGCCTGCTCGCCACGCTGCCCCTCGGAGGGACTTCCTGA
- a CDS encoding type VII secretion protein EccB: MASRRDELNAYTFARKRTVGAFLLPGGGGSDEDAPRPVKAVLPSIVVGTLVVAGFGLWGAFKPSAPVGWDNGKNIIQGKTSTTRYVILPDQGTGTPRLHQVLNMASARLLLSVDSKVVVVADQVLDAYPNHGPTVGIQYAPDKLPSKDVAGQPMLWSVCDSPGSDAKQETVNQTVFVAGGADAKKLADKDEVLDVDQAVFVQQIDDSRIGGQEPVGTQSRLQYFLVDALGRSHAIGTTQTSDEEKKALVTALFGATASPQRVKPEWIKTLDAGMAITFPQIPKVNPSAKSANSSVQLQNPADRKIGRLVKFGEKNYVVGADQLYPITELQSSLLKNDPALQGLYDQDSDKHPKVDELTPADQAKYGQGTLKENKLGLSPDWPAKSGHQMNTWDASKDAKKVVCSTFTGMDADGKPKRSVWVGTQTPTTYSSGSSSAHVTAGYGLFYRAVDAGSGGSGSDFLITETGLRYAVQANSDAVGAAKSTSPAPTASAQADGQQTQQAAQDEGGTQARLGYKDIQPLPVPKEWSDLVPDGPGLNTKTALQQQNS; this comes from the coding sequence ATGGCATCACGTCGGGACGAGCTGAACGCCTATACCTTCGCCCGCAAGCGCACGGTGGGCGCGTTCCTGCTGCCCGGCGGGGGCGGCAGCGACGAGGACGCGCCGAGGCCGGTCAAGGCGGTGCTGCCGAGCATCGTCGTGGGGACGCTGGTGGTGGCGGGCTTCGGCCTGTGGGGCGCGTTCAAGCCCAGTGCGCCCGTGGGGTGGGACAACGGCAAGAACATCATCCAGGGGAAGACGTCCACCACCCGGTACGTGATCCTGCCCGACCAGGGCACCGGTACGCCGCGGCTGCACCAGGTGCTGAACATGGCGTCCGCCCGGCTGCTGCTGTCGGTCGACTCCAAGGTGGTGGTGGTCGCCGACCAGGTGCTGGACGCCTACCCCAACCACGGTCCCACGGTGGGGATCCAGTACGCGCCGGACAAGCTGCCGAGCAAGGACGTGGCCGGCCAGCCGATGCTGTGGTCGGTCTGCGACAGTCCCGGCTCCGACGCGAAGCAGGAGACGGTCAACCAGACGGTCTTCGTCGCGGGCGGCGCGGACGCCAAGAAGCTGGCGGACAAGGACGAGGTCCTGGACGTCGACCAGGCCGTGTTCGTGCAGCAGATCGACGACTCCCGGATCGGCGGGCAGGAGCCGGTCGGCACGCAGAGCAGGCTGCAGTACTTCCTGGTGGACGCCCTGGGCCGCTCGCACGCGATCGGCACTACGCAGACCTCCGACGAGGAGAAGAAGGCGCTGGTCACCGCGCTGTTCGGGGCGACAGCCAGCCCGCAGCGGGTGAAGCCGGAGTGGATCAAGACGCTCGACGCCGGTATGGCGATCACCTTCCCGCAGATCCCGAAGGTCAACCCCTCCGCGAAGTCGGCCAACTCCTCCGTGCAGCTGCAGAACCCCGCGGACCGGAAGATCGGCCGACTGGTCAAGTTCGGCGAGAAGAACTACGTCGTCGGCGCCGACCAGCTCTACCCGATCACCGAGCTGCAGAGCTCCCTGCTGAAGAACGACCCCGCCCTGCAGGGCCTCTACGACCAGGACAGCGACAAGCACCCGAAGGTCGACGAACTGACCCCGGCCGACCAGGCCAAGTACGGCCAGGGGACGCTGAAGGAGAACAAGCTCGGCCTGTCGCCGGACTGGCCCGCCAAGTCGGGGCACCAGATGAACACCTGGGACGCCTCCAAGGACGCCAAGAAGGTCGTCTGCAGCACCTTCACGGGGATGGACGCGGACGGCAAGCCCAAGCGCAGCGTCTGGGTCGGGACGCAGACCCCGACGACGTACAGCAGCGGGTCGAGCTCGGCCCACGTGACGGCCGGGTACGGCCTCTTCTACCGGGCCGTGGACGCCGGATCGGGCGGCTCCGGGAGTGACTTCCTGATCACCGAGACCGGGTTGCGCTACGCGGTGCAGGCCAACAGCGACGCCGTCGGCGCCGCCAAGAGCACCTCGCCGGCCCCGACGGCGTCCGCACAGGCCGACGGCCAGCAGACCCAGCAGGCGGCCCAGGACGAGGGCGGCACGCAGGCCCGGCTCGGCTACAAGGACATCCAGCCGCTCCCGGTCCCCAAGGAGTGGTCCGACCTGGTCCCCGACGGCCCCGGGCTGAACACGAAGACGGCGCTTCAGCAGCAGAATTCCTGA